In Nitrosarchaeum koreense MY1, one genomic interval encodes:
- a CDS encoding DNA double-strand break repair nuclease NurA — translation MLSILKGPKFEQILQKAKQNWVEFTPTKQDVSTAGIDSSFNNTRFQGIELWATTAVSIKSNGEVLIDLHDSGLGSDIDLSKIASKMEIEACEKTVDSVDLVLMDGSLHSQFMTRQSSLDAMVVKTIKKRDNVIFIAKTSNTKKQFENLGSLAGDIFYYNHITKGAGFSKIFVEKKYGADKVISSTFVRLSDSTPIIKLEFLGGNRDNDEIKSIMNKLYKSSVGGYPYALKLAHNNCKISDKELAKMVSLLGLSNEIGSREVLS, via the coding sequence ATGCTGTCCATTCTAAAAGGACCTAAATTTGAACAGATTTTACAGAAAGCAAAGCAGAATTGGGTAGAATTTACGCCTACAAAACAAGACGTGAGTACTGCTGGAATAGACAGTAGTTTTAACAATACAAGATTTCAAGGAATTGAACTTTGGGCAACAACTGCAGTATCAATTAAATCAAATGGAGAAGTATTGATAGATTTACATGATTCCGGATTAGGTTCGGATATAGATCTATCAAAAATTGCAAGCAAAATGGAAATTGAGGCATGTGAAAAAACTGTTGATTCAGTAGATTTGGTATTAATGGATGGGTCACTTCATTCACAATTTATGACAAGACAATCATCATTAGATGCAATGGTTGTAAAAACAATAAAAAAAAGAGACAATGTAATTTTTATTGCAAAGACGTCAAATACAAAAAAACAATTTGAGAATCTAGGTTCGTTAGCAGGAGATATTTTTTATTATAATCACATAACAAAAGGTGCAGGATTTAGCAAGATATTTGTTGAAAAGAAATATGGAGCAGATAAAGTAATTTCTTCTACATTTGTGAGATTAAGTGATTCAACACCAATCATAAAGCTAGAATTTTTAGGTGGAAATAGAGATAACGATGAAATAAAATCAATAATGAATAAACTATACAAAAGTAGCGTTGGAGGATATCCATATGCATTGAAGCTGGCACATAACAACTGTAAAATATCTGACAAAGAACTTGCAAAAATGGTTAGCTTGTTAGGATTGAGTAACGAAATTGGTTCACGCGAGGTTTTAAGTTGA
- a CDS encoding HEAT repeat domain-containing protein has protein sequence MQAVTQNRLDLFAEMEAKYEKKDTAYFVNLLTHPDFVIRTRATCILVDFGGEDKVPHVAQVLKNDTNELVRHEAAFSLGQMCLSSCIPPLADATLNDPSLFVRHEAAIALGVIGSKDAKAVLEKALNDPETPVVESAVVALSNIEFMEKLSKNEKFAKLTGG, from the coding sequence ATGCAGGCAGTAACTCAAAACAGATTGGATCTATTTGCAGAGATGGAAGCAAAATATGAAAAAAAAGATACTGCCTACTTTGTGAATCTTTTGACTCATCCAGATTTTGTAATCAGAACTCGAGCTACTTGCATTCTAGTTGACTTTGGTGGAGAAGACAAAGTTCCACATGTGGCGCAAGTCTTGAAAAATGATACAAATGAACTAGTACGACATGAAGCAGCATTTTCACTTGGACAGATGTGTTTGTCTAGTTGTATTCCTCCTTTGGCTGATGCCACACTTAATGACCCTAGTTTGTTTGTAAGACACGAAGCTGCAATAGCACTTGGCGTGATTGGCTCAAAAGACGCAAAAGCAGTTTTAGAAAAAGCATTAAATGATCCGGAGACTCCGGTAGTAGAGTCTGCTGTGGTTGCGTTATCTAATATTGAATTTATGGAAAAGTTAAGTAAGAATGAAAAGTTTGCAAAACTGACAGGTGGATAA
- a CDS encoding plastocyanin/azurin family copper-binding protein has product MNFTVGIIAAVGVLVAISLVFISMDPGYIVEPEAKPVACTMQYDPVCGVDGITYGNSCMLGAANVQLAYPGECVVQKPLQDGFTRMTSTQHPGVGHEAHQSVSVIPLSDKVYSGTLHYDASEPIQLIALHGPLKDGEAKGQPTWTLDGTTKYALTFVTPDDTTGEWKFAGNAVAIHTKNTTPFTVDYKVDSLMSDTVMSGTMDSVQDPGMGHESHQIAVIIAPSSDVYSGILSYSASEPIQLISLRGPIGPDENPEKTWTVDGTNIFEMTFVDPKNAMGSWEFSGNALAVHTKNTTQFTVSYSLTAVKSPGMVSPVMTMLALPTTHTVSIPQGVSSPGCETSNSCYLPYSLEINVGDTVSWSNDDTAAHTVTSGTPDGIDGVFDSGLFMSGSTFDFTFDNAGTYPYFCLVHPWMIGQIGVNEFEEMYVNPVEEPAPVEEPTPEPIAEPIEEPAPVEEPVVEPTPEPTEKRSAPVEVTMALGSSSPGCESTNECYLPYTVEIYSGEPVVWVNADSAAHTVTSGVNAVHDGLFDSGMIIPKETWENFFTDAGEYDYYCMLHPWMTGKVIVQ; this is encoded by the coding sequence ATGAATTTTACAGTTGGAATAATTGCAGCAGTGGGCGTTTTAGTGGCAATCAGTTTGGTTTTCATTTCAATGGATCCTGGATATATCGTAGAACCTGAAGCAAAACCTGTTGCATGTACTATGCAATATGATCCAGTTTGCGGTGTTGATGGTATAACTTATGGTAATTCATGTATGTTAGGTGCAGCAAATGTACAGCTTGCGTATCCTGGTGAATGTGTGGTTCAAAAACCATTGCAAGATGGATTTACTAGAATGACATCTACACAACATCCAGGAGTTGGCCACGAAGCGCATCAATCAGTTTCAGTCATTCCATTATCTGATAAAGTTTATTCTGGCACATTACATTATGATGCATCTGAACCAATTCAACTAATTGCATTACATGGTCCACTAAAAGATGGTGAAGCTAAAGGCCAACCGACTTGGACTCTTGATGGTACAACAAAATATGCACTTACATTTGTAACTCCAGATGATACAACTGGAGAGTGGAAGTTTGCAGGTAATGCAGTTGCAATTCACACAAAAAATACAACACCATTTACTGTTGATTACAAAGTTGATAGTTTGATGTCTGATACTGTGATGTCTGGAACTATGGATTCAGTACAAGACCCTGGAATGGGACACGAGTCACATCAAATTGCAGTAATCATTGCTCCATCAAGTGACGTTTATTCTGGAATTTTATCATACTCTGCATCAGAACCAATTCAACTAATTTCACTAAGAGGTCCAATTGGTCCTGATGAAAATCCTGAGAAGACTTGGACTGTAGATGGTACAAATATCTTTGAGATGACTTTTGTTGATCCTAAAAATGCAATGGGCTCTTGGGAGTTTTCAGGAAATGCACTTGCAGTTCACACTAAAAACACTACTCAATTTACAGTAAGTTACTCTCTTACTGCTGTGAAATCACCTGGAATGGTATCTCCAGTAATGACAATGCTTGCCCTTCCAACAACTCATACAGTTTCAATTCCACAAGGTGTGTCGTCTCCTGGATGTGAGACTAGTAATTCTTGCTATCTGCCATATTCTTTAGAGATTAATGTTGGTGACACTGTCTCATGGAGTAATGATGATACTGCAGCACACACTGTGACTTCTGGAACTCCAGATGGAATTGATGGTGTATTTGATTCTGGATTGTTTATGTCTGGTTCTACTTTTGATTTTACTTTTGATAATGCAGGAACATATCCTTACTTTTGTTTGGTTCATCCTTGGATGATTGGACAAATTGGTGTAAATGAATTTGAAGAGATGTATGTAAATCCAGTTGAAGAACCTGCACCAGTTGAAGAACCAACTCCAGAACCAATTGCAGAGCCAATTGAAGAACCTGCACCAGTTGAAGAGCCAGTTGTAGAACCAACTCCAGAACCAACTGAGAAACGTTCAGCACCAGTTGAAGTTACAATGGCATTAGGGTCAAGTTCTCCTGGATGTGAAAGTACAAACGAATGCTATCTTCCATATACAGTTGAAATTTACTCTGGAGAGCCAGTAGTTTGGGTTAATGCAGATTCTGCAGCTCATACAGTAACTAGTGGAGTAAATGCAGTACATGATGGATTATTTGATTCAGGAATGATAATACCTAAAGAAACATGGGAGAATTTCTTTACTGATGCTGGTGAGTATGATTATTACTGCATGTTGCATCCTTGGATGACAGGCAAAGTTATTGTTCAGTAG
- a CDS encoding CFI-box-CTERM domain-containing protein has protein sequence MKSILFVLLLLLVITPAFAQLSDRTGLVNRLEVKTGGHSFEVQTVSNFDISNYEFDDDQKRFTLYITSGLENNLGELYIPQTLLSGNFTFYINGEEYHPNVKINNQISFITLNFTGSGDSKIEIIGTDYLRGLNQTIPDEPTKIDNGGGCLIATAAYGSELAPQIQQLREIRDNQLLKTESGKLFMNSFNDVYYSFSPVISDYERENPIFKELVKITITPMITSLSILSLSDDSEIMVVGLGLSVILLNIGMYFVAPAVVIVKLNSKLINKDSHN, from the coding sequence TTGAAATCAATTTTATTCGTTTTACTTTTACTACTAGTAATTACACCTGCATTTGCTCAACTATCTGATAGGACTGGATTGGTAAATAGATTGGAAGTTAAAACTGGTGGACATTCTTTTGAAGTTCAAACAGTTTCAAACTTTGATATTTCAAATTATGAATTTGATGATGATCAAAAACGTTTTACTCTATACATCACTAGTGGTCTTGAAAATAATTTAGGTGAACTATACATTCCACAAACTCTTTTGAGTGGAAATTTTACTTTTTACATAAATGGTGAAGAATATCATCCAAATGTAAAGATCAATAATCAAATTTCATTTATTACATTAAATTTTACAGGCTCTGGCGATAGTAAAATTGAGATTATAGGCACTGATTATCTTCGTGGATTAAATCAAACTATACCTGATGAACCGACTAAAATTGATAATGGTGGTGGTTGTCTTATTGCAACTGCGGCATATGGTAGTGAACTAGCTCCACAGATACAGCAACTACGTGAAATTAGGGACAATCAATTACTAAAAACAGAGTCGGGAAAATTATTTATGAATTCCTTTAATGATGTGTATTATTCATTTAGTCCTGTAATATCTGATTACGAGCGTGAAAATCCGATTTTCAAAGAACTAGTAAAGATTACAATTACTCCGATGATTACATCTCTGTCTATATTGTCTTTATCTGATGATTCTGAAATTATGGTTGTTGGATTGGGACTTTCTGTAATACTATTAAACATTGGAATGTATTTTGTAGCACCTGCAGTAGTAATTGTGAAATTAAATTCCAAACTCATCAATAAGGATTCTCATAATTAG
- a CDS encoding ATP-binding protein → MNTGFVIGESKPTFVTAITSRPLSVGEYIKIDSDEGEILGLVEKSSVSSAAFADVKNFDEAFESTEIAEINKRDKTYTAHIGILGFLENLRKGQSIIPAVPPIPGTPISQPTKEDLEAIFSPQKEGWVKIGNLLREKSIEAKINLDKIVARHLGILAMTGMGKSNLVSLITKQIGKLKGTVIIFDYHNDYTTLNIPRINVIDAKINPRLLDADQLSEVLEIRDGANVQQRVLRMAFTKQVKESKEFWKKLETEVEFIVNSEDKKIKEIRTSAYRVQDIIEEAQRRFEDILDPDMGDPISFIKEGRTNILNISELSEKQANVALAFYLQQLLKDRKDASIVKHGRSKRERNYKFDSPIFVIIEEAHVFIPKDHDTSAKYWAAKIAREGRKFGLGLGIVSQRPRSVDLNVLSQLGSFAIMKIIQEDDQRQIAAATESTSRELIAQLTSLNVGDAVLVGQWTNLPSLVHVEEVKEKIMGADQSAVNAWANAEKMNEIAVESTQGLVKKDLLLD, encoded by the coding sequence TTGAATACAGGTTTTGTAATAGGAGAATCAAAGCCCACATTTGTAACGGCTATTACATCAAGACCGCTTTCGGTTGGAGAATATATTAAAATTGATTCAGATGAAGGAGAGATTCTAGGATTAGTTGAAAAATCATCTGTGTCAAGTGCTGCATTTGCAGATGTTAAAAATTTTGATGAAGCATTTGAAAGCACAGAAATTGCAGAGATAAACAAGAGAGATAAAACATACACTGCACATATCGGAATTTTAGGATTTTTAGAAAATTTACGAAAGGGACAATCAATTATACCAGCAGTTCCACCAATTCCAGGAACACCAATATCACAGCCAACAAAAGAGGATTTGGAGGCTATTTTCAGCCCACAAAAAGAGGGTTGGGTCAAAATTGGAAATTTATTAAGAGAAAAATCAATTGAAGCTAAAATCAATCTCGATAAAATTGTTGCAAGACATTTAGGAATTTTAGCGATGACTGGAATGGGGAAAAGCAATCTTGTTTCATTAATTACAAAACAGATTGGTAAACTAAAAGGGACAGTGATAATTTTTGATTATCATAATGACTATACAACATTAAACATTCCACGAATAAATGTAATTGATGCAAAAATTAATCCTAGATTATTGGATGCAGATCAATTATCAGAAGTTTTAGAAATTAGAGACGGTGCAAATGTACAACAAAGAGTATTAAGAATGGCATTTACAAAACAAGTAAAAGAATCAAAAGAATTTTGGAAGAAATTAGAAACAGAAGTAGAATTCATTGTAAATTCAGAAGACAAAAAAATCAAAGAAATCAGAACATCAGCATATAGAGTTCAAGACATCATAGAGGAAGCTCAAAGAAGATTTGAAGACATATTGGATCCAGATATGGGAGACCCAATTAGTTTTATCAAAGAGGGACGGACAAATATTTTAAATATTTCAGAATTATCTGAAAAACAAGCAAACGTTGCACTGGCATTCTATTTACAACAACTACTCAAAGACAGAAAAGATGCCAGTATTGTAAAACATGGAAGATCAAAAAGAGAGAGAAATTACAAATTTGATTCACCTATTTTTGTAATAATAGAAGAAGCGCATGTGTTTATTCCAAAAGATCATGACACAAGTGCAAAATATTGGGCAGCCAAAATTGCCAGAGAAGGAAGAAAGTTCGGATTAGGCTTAGGAATAGTGTCACAGAGACCAAGAAGTGTAGATCTGAACGTTCTCAGTCAATTAGGATCTTTCGCTATAATGAAAATAATACAAGAAGATGATCAACGCCAAATAGCAGCTGCCACAGAATCTACTAGTCGTGAATTAATTGCTCAATTGACTTCTTTGAATGTAGGAGATGCAGTATTGGTAGGACAATGGACCAATTTACCCTCGCTAGTACACGTTGAAGAAGTAAAGGAAAAGATTATGGGAGCAGATCAAAGTGCGGTTAATGCATGGGCAAATGCAGAAAAGATGAATGAGATTGCCGTAGAATCAACTCAAGGACTTGTCAAGAAAGATTTGTTGTTAGACTAA
- a CDS encoding AAA family ATPase, which produces MITAIELGDFLSHSQTRLEFGNGVTVFVGQNGAGKSSIIDAITFALFGQHTRKSNKGLIKRGSNQGFAKVEFNINGKQYQAVRKIDNKGGLAAKFSENANDEFLEIAAGERKQFGESMTQEVEKTIGLGFEKLKIASIVQQGELNAIIKAKPKEFKELLNAIIGIDKLDVASEAMKTITKNFREKIRDKKGYDDTHIDILLRELQKIMVELEESKPQKEQLVLKQIELQKEVSSLRVKLEIESPKIDKRNQLELRKKELQSYAKEAIQEIQREIAEKEHKIRDCEGCFEHISLKNDLESKMERIELAVEENQKKIQELTGKVASLKEKQALAEKIQLKDNKCPVCDSKVEKLNPLFQEEHLKQEIVSIKEQIISAEKERLSYNQKRAEFSKRLQDVRNAEATLRAHAIKDQEDIRKIQGEIKLKKENVQKIPLSINGNLLEISQIDSNAKRIFEIITKLEQETKGFNEDEFLNLKKSINEKQTVLSQTDQHLGAIIEKISKYEEQIKTTQKIVSDLKVVKKYIEKLDIIQMNIFSRDGPVAMSLRSWALNTISAKSSEYLTLLNTKIQRIVLSEKARDISITCYSKSEMLDLESLSGGEQVSVALALRLGMASLLGASNLNLMILDEPTTHLDAERKKALVGVLSQLSDIANIGKPMQFIIITHDSEIFEDSNVEKIYKFESTEHGSKIIAL; this is translated from the coding sequence ATGATAACGGCAATTGAATTAGGAGATTTTTTATCACATTCTCAAACAAGATTAGAATTCGGAAATGGGGTAACGGTATTTGTAGGACAAAACGGAGCAGGAAAATCAAGCATCATAGACGCAATTACATTTGCATTGTTTGGACAACATACTAGAAAATCAAATAAGGGATTGATAAAAAGAGGATCTAATCAGGGATTTGCTAAAGTGGAATTTAACATCAATGGCAAACAATACCAAGCAGTAAGAAAAATAGATAACAAAGGTGGACTTGCTGCAAAATTCAGTGAAAATGCTAATGATGAATTTTTAGAAATTGCGGCTGGTGAAAGAAAGCAATTTGGTGAATCGATGACACAAGAAGTTGAAAAAACAATAGGATTAGGGTTTGAGAAGTTAAAGATTGCATCAATAGTGCAACAAGGAGAATTAAATGCAATAATCAAAGCAAAACCAAAAGAGTTCAAAGAACTACTAAATGCAATAATTGGAATCGATAAACTAGATGTAGCATCAGAGGCAATGAAAACAATTACAAAAAATTTCCGAGAAAAGATAAGAGATAAGAAAGGATATGATGATACACATATTGATATTTTATTACGAGAATTACAAAAAATCATGGTAGAATTAGAAGAATCTAAACCACAAAAAGAACAACTTGTTTTAAAACAAATTGAATTACAAAAAGAAGTATCATCGCTTAGAGTAAAACTAGAGATAGAATCCCCAAAAATAGATAAGAGGAATCAACTAGAATTAAGGAAGAAAGAACTGCAATCATATGCAAAAGAGGCAATTCAAGAAATTCAGCGAGAAATTGCCGAAAAAGAGCACAAAATACGTGATTGTGAGGGATGTTTTGAGCATATTAGTCTGAAAAATGATTTGGAATCAAAAATGGAAAGAATAGAATTGGCAGTAGAAGAAAACCAAAAAAAAATTCAGGAATTAACAGGCAAAGTTGCATCGCTTAAAGAAAAACAAGCATTAGCTGAAAAAATCCAATTAAAGGACAACAAATGTCCAGTATGTGACTCTAAAGTTGAAAAACTAAATCCATTATTTCAAGAAGAGCATCTAAAGCAAGAGATCGTATCTATTAAAGAACAAATTATTTCAGCAGAAAAAGAACGTTTATCATATAATCAAAAAAGGGCAGAGTTTTCTAAAAGACTTCAAGACGTAAGAAATGCTGAAGCAACATTAAGAGCACATGCCATTAAGGATCAAGAAGATATAAGAAAAATTCAAGGAGAAATAAAATTAAAAAAAGAAAACGTACAAAAAATTCCATTATCTATTAACGGTAATTTATTAGAAATATCTCAGATAGACTCTAATGCAAAAAGAATTTTTGAGATCATTACAAAATTAGAGCAAGAGACTAAAGGGTTTAATGAAGATGAATTTTTAAATCTAAAAAAATCAATTAATGAAAAACAAACTGTTCTTTCACAAACAGATCAACACCTAGGTGCAATAATAGAAAAAATATCAAAGTATGAAGAGCAAATAAAAACAACACAAAAAATAGTATCAGATCTTAAAGTTGTTAAGAAGTATATTGAAAAATTAGATATCATTCAAATGAATATTTTTAGTAGAGATGGTCCTGTTGCAATGAGTTTAAGATCATGGGCACTAAATACAATCTCGGCAAAATCTTCAGAGTATCTCACACTGCTTAATACAAAAATTCAAAGAATTGTGCTATCAGAAAAAGCAAGAGACATATCAATTACATGTTATTCCAAAAGTGAAATGTTAGATTTAGAATCCCTAAGTGGTGGAGAACAAGTCAGCGTTGCACTTGCCCTCAGATTAGGCATGGCGAGTTTGCTTGGGGCATCCAATCTCAATTTAATGATATTAGATGAGCCTACAACTCACCTTGATGCAGAACGTAAAAAAGCACTTGTTGGAGTATTGTCTCAATTATCAGATATCGCAAATATTGGAAAACCGATGCAATTTATCATAATTACGCATGATTCAGAGATATTTGAGGATTCAAATGTGGAAAAAATATACAAATTTGAATCCACAGAACATGGAAGTAAGATAATTGCACTATAA
- a CDS encoding D-2-hydroxyacid dehydrogenase, which translates to MGFDDSVLICDEVDPVLNKILQDNGLKVSYEPKITPEQIKEKISTFNIVIVRSRTTITREMIEKADKCKIIARVGVGLDNVDQVAAKEKNIRVINAAEGAMNAVAELVLGFMLTLSRQTARGDRAIRNGQWLKNELKGTELRGKYLGIIGLGNIGKRLGRLARGLNMNIIGYDVVPIDEEFAKEVGLMKADLDTLLQSSDYISIHVPLLDSTYHLINAQKMTTMKKTAKIINTSRGGVVDEDALYEAIKNGNLGGAALDVFEKEPAIGNKLAELDNVILTPHIGAQTKEAQSLAANIIGEKIIQILRGVI; encoded by the coding sequence ATGGGATTTGATGATTCTGTTTTAATTTGTGATGAAGTAGATCCAGTTTTGAATAAGATATTGCAGGATAATGGATTGAAAGTTTCCTATGAACCAAAAATTACTCCTGAACAGATTAAAGAAAAAATTTCTACTTTCAACATCGTGATTGTTAGAAGTCGAACTACTATCACACGAGAGATGATCGAAAAAGCTGATAAATGTAAAATCATTGCACGTGTTGGAGTTGGGTTAGATAATGTTGATCAAGTGGCAGCTAAAGAAAAAAACATTAGAGTAATTAATGCTGCAGAAGGTGCAATGAATGCTGTTGCTGAATTAGTTTTGGGATTTATGCTGACTTTATCTAGACAAACAGCAAGAGGTGATAGAGCAATAAGAAATGGTCAGTGGTTGAAAAATGAATTAAAAGGAACAGAGCTTAGAGGCAAGTATCTTGGAATTATTGGATTAGGAAATATTGGAAAAAGATTAGGGCGACTTGCAAGAGGACTAAACATGAATATTATTGGTTATGATGTAGTTCCAATTGATGAAGAGTTTGCTAAAGAAGTTGGATTGATGAAAGCTGATTTGGATACATTATTGCAAAGTTCTGATTACATTTCAATTCATGTACCTTTGTTAGATTCTACATACCACTTGATTAATGCTCAAAAAATGACTACCATGAAAAAGACTGCAAAAATTATCAATACTTCAAGAGGTGGAGTAGTTGATGAAGATGCTTTGTATGAAGCAATAAAAAATGGTAATTTGGGTGGTGCTGCTTTGGATGTCTTTGAGAAAGAGCCTGCAATAGGAAACAAATTAGCTGAGTTGGATAATGTCATTCTAACTCCTCACATCGGGGCTCAGACAAAGGAGGCTCAATCTTTGGCAGCCAACATAATTGGGGAGAAAATTATTCAGATTCTCCGTGGCGTAATCTGA
- a CDS encoding peroxiredoxin family protein, whose translation MSVVIGQKAPNFAVSDWVQGAPTNFDQEKDHIVLVEVFQVNCPGCFMHALPEAINIYNKYKDDGVRVIGIATAFEDYDKNTLDNLKKLVETGEVIGETKNALSMYGQLQAGNKLPYKIPFPLAMDKLTKIDGKVSDDKVMQFIYGQIPEFDSQSEEYRKQIIQRVRDYMKSKEYSAETFEKFALQGTPSMIIVDRKGILRDVSFGQSGNVDAVIRKLLSE comes from the coding sequence ATGAGTGTAGTAATAGGACAAAAAGCACCAAATTTTGCAGTCTCTGATTGGGTTCAGGGAGCCCCAACTAACTTTGATCAGGAAAAAGACCACATCGTACTAGTCGAGGTATTTCAGGTAAATTGTCCTGGCTGCTTTATGCATGCACTACCTGAGGCAATTAACATCTACAACAAATACAAAGATGATGGTGTACGTGTGATAGGAATCGCTACAGCCTTTGAAGATTATGATAAAAATACTCTGGATAATTTAAAAAAATTAGTTGAGACAGGCGAAGTAATCGGGGAGACAAAAAATGCACTATCAATGTACGGACAACTACAAGCAGGAAACAAACTACCATACAAGATTCCATTTCCACTAGCAATGGACAAACTAACCAAGATAGATGGTAAAGTAAGTGATGATAAAGTAATGCAGTTTATCTACGGACAAATTCCAGAATTTGATTCACAGTCAGAAGAATACAGAAAACAGATAATCCAAAGAGTCAGAGATTACATGAAATCAAAAGAGTATTCAGCAGAAACTTTTGAGAAATTCGCTTTACAAGGAACACCTTCAATGATCATAGTGGACAGAAAAGGAATCTTAAGAGATGTCTCTTTTGGACAATCAGGTAATGTAGATGCAGTTATTAGAAAACTGTTAAGCGAATAA
- a CDS encoding DNA repair exonuclease, with amino-acid sequence MLFSHISDTHLGLVQYGSEEREHDVYHVFNQAIDISIKDHVDFVIFAGDIFHIPNPNGTAIIQMANALKRLKKNSIDSFFILGEHDISRIRATPISYVYHNLEFSRYIGQGNPINHKGVLIVGFDKIRKTEIPQFEEKFRAVDEIASKHAGHKILVLHQGITEFNKFAGELQSTDLPKNFTYYAMGHLHDHDIKQFSHLNGPVAYPGSIELTTSEGIKETKKGFFEVDISEKEVKNNWIELDTRQQFSFKTNYDELTKVVDEISSKICNIERKPIVEIKIQGENIETDQIQAQISRLYQQTLRCFWRIISKEISESSVFLERPNSIDYEMLRLAVDASGSEQIANFAIKELLPLLSSAQIKEATQIIIENFEKYKKEKVNDNGN; translated from the coding sequence ATGCTGTTTTCACATATTTCAGATACTCATCTAGGACTAGTACAGTATGGTTCAGAGGAAAGAGAACATGATGTATATCATGTTTTTAATCAAGCCATAGATATTTCAATTAAAGATCATGTAGATTTTGTAATATTTGCAGGAGATATTTTTCACATACCAAATCCAAATGGTACTGCAATTATTCAAATGGCAAATGCGTTAAAGAGATTAAAAAAAAATAGCATTGATTCATTTTTTATTTTAGGAGAGCATGACATAAGTAGAATTCGTGCAACTCCAATTTCATATGTGTATCACAACTTAGAGTTTTCAAGATACATAGGACAGGGAAATCCAATTAATCATAAAGGAGTGTTGATAGTGGGATTTGATAAAATAAGGAAAACAGAAATTCCGCAATTTGAAGAAAAGTTCAGAGCAGTAGATGAAATTGCAAGCAAACATGCAGGACATAAAATTCTAGTATTACATCAAGGAATTACAGAGTTTAACAAGTTTGCAGGAGAATTACAGTCAACAGATTTACCAAAAAATTTTACATATTATGCAATGGGTCATTTGCATGATCATGATATCAAACAATTTAGTCATCTAAACGGACCAGTAGCTTATCCAGGATCAATAGAATTAACAACAAGTGAAGGAATCAAGGAAACGAAGAAGGGATTCTTTGAAGTAGATATTTCTGAAAAAGAAGTAAAAAACAATTGGATTGAGTTAGATACAAGACAACAATTTTCATTTAAAACAAACTATGATGAATTAACAAAAGTAGTAGATGAAATCTCTTCAAAAATATGCAATATAGAGCGAAAACCAATAGTAGAAATAAAAATTCAAGGTGAAAACATAGAAACTGACCAAATTCAGGCACAAATTTCAAGGTTATATCAACAAACATTGAGATGTTTTTGGCGAATTATATCCAAAGAGATATCAGAGTCATCAGTATTCCTAGAAAGACCAAATTCAATTGACTATGAAATGCTCAGATTAGCAGTTGATGCAAGTGGTTCAGAACAAATTGCAAACTTCGCCATAAAGGAATTACTTCCATTATTGTCATCTGCTCAGATCAAAGAAGCTACTCAGATCATTATTGAAAACTTTGAGAAATACAAAAAGGAGAAAGTAAATGATAACGGCAATTGA
- a CDS encoding 50S ribosomal protein L15e, translated as MPSIQDKTWIKLWKENTPEIRDRVVEWRKDNAITRIDRPSRLQRARRLGYKAKQGIVVVRMRVGTGGMRKQRPVAGRRPKHLGVTRIKADDDMRTVAVRRVLERYPNMKLLGSYFVYKDGMHYWFEVILADPMHPRIAQDKELRQRIPQITA; from the coding sequence ATGCCTAGTATACAAGACAAGACTTGGATCAAACTATGGAAAGAGAATACTCCGGAAATTAGAGATAGAGTAGTAGAATGGCGTAAAGATAATGCCATTACTCGCATAGATAGACCAAGTCGTTTGCAAAGAGCCCGTAGATTAGGTTACAAAGCAAAACAAGGCATTGTTGTTGTTAGAATGAGAGTAGGTACTGGTGGTATGCGAAAACAAAGACCAGTTGCCGGAAGAAGACCAAAACATCTTGGTGTTACTAGAATCAAAGCAGATGATGACATGAGGACAGTTGCAGTACGAAGAGTACTTGAAAGATATCCAAACATGAAACTTTTAGGTTCATACTTTGTTTACAAAGACGGTATGCATTACTGGTTTGAAGTTATCTTGGCAGACCCAATGCATCCAAGAATTGCACAAGACAAAGAATTACGACAAAGAATTCCTCAAATTACCGCATAA